ACGTCGTCAGATGGAGGTCGGAGCCGATGGACGGCAGGGCGACGCCGACCATCGACACGTCCAGCGCGTCCAGGAACATCGCGGCGCAGAGCACCAGCAGGGTGCCCCACAGCCGGGGGGTCCAGCGTCCCTCGGGCGCGGGGGTGGTGAGCGGAGAGGTCATGCCTCAGAGAATTGCATGCATGCGCATTCAATGCAAACGCATTTAATTTGAGCGCAACAAAACACTCCGCGGAGGGGCGGATCGGCCGCGTGCGTTTTCCGGCTCAGCTCCAGGTGACGGCGGACTTCTCGCACCACAGGGCGGCGACCGAGGCGTCACCGGTCACGGTCGGGAACGGCAGCCGGTTCCACAGCGCCAGATACAGCCGCGCGGCCGGCCCGGTCACTTCGCAGTCCGCCTCCCCGGCATCGTCCCGCTCGGACACGGGCGGCTCGGTCGACAGCCGTACGGTCCACACGGCGCCGTCCGCATCCGTCGCCTGCACCCGCAGCACCCGCGGATCCTCGCTGCGGACCATGCTCTTGGGCCGGGCGTGGAAGCCCCGCAGCAGTTCGTCGATGCCGTCGACCGCGAAGTCCACACCGATCGCGGTGGGCGTGCCGCCGCGCGCCGACTCCGCGTCGACCCGGTGCACGGCTGTCTCGTGCGCCTGCCGCCGGGCCCAGAAGGCGAGCGGCGAGGGCGCGGGCAGGAAGTGCCAGCACCGCAGGTCGGGCGCGGCGGAGGAGAGGGTGTCGACGAGATGCCGGTGACCTTCCCGGAACCAGGCCACGAGCTGGGC
The Streptomyces sp. CGMCC 4.7035 DNA segment above includes these coding regions:
- a CDS encoding maleylpyruvate isomerase family mycothiol-dependent enzyme, which produces METAEFVQALDREGRLLAAAAEEAGADAKVPTCPEWQVRDLLGHTGMVHRWAAAFVAEGRTSHHPGGELPDLDGAQLVAWFREGHRHLVDTLSSAAPDLRCWHFLPAPSPLAFWARRQAHETAVHRVDAESARGGTPTAIGVDFAVDGIDELLRGFHARPKSMVRSEDPRVLRVQATDADGAVWTVRLSTEPPVSERDDAGEADCEVTGPAARLYLALWNRLPFPTVTGDASVAALWCEKSAVTWS